A single window of Streptomyces aquilus DNA harbors:
- the pheT gene encoding phenylalanine--tRNA ligase subunit beta, which translates to MRVPLSWLREYVDLPATETGRDVQAKLISAGLEVETVEQLGDGLKGPLVVGQVLTIEELEGFKKPIRFCTVNVGTANGTGEPQEIVCGARNFAVGDKVVVVLPGAELPGGFAISARKTYGRTSHGMICSSDELGMGDDGTKGIIVLPPETEVGKDAIELLELVDEVLDIAVTANRGDCLSIRGVARETAIAYGLPLRDPALLDVPGPNAYGYPVQVSDPFGCDRFTARTVSGLSPEARSPIWLKRRLQKVGMRPISLAVDITNYVMMELGQPLHAYDRKLVQGTIGVRRAGEGEEIVTLDGAKRKLHSEDLVITDDRGPIGLAGVMGGANTEIADHEEGEGTTDVVIEAAHFDAVSIARTARRHKLSSEASRRFERGVDPAAAAAAAQRTVDLLVLLAGGTADAGVTEVVAPSAPHTITVPADHPDKVAGVEYGRETVVRRLQQVGCDVYGQDELIVTVPSWRPDLTEVNDLAEEVIRLEGYENLPSTLPKPPSGRGLTHRQRLHRRVGRALAGAGYVEAPNYPFIGEQVFDQLLLEADDSARRVVKLTNPLNDEEPALRTTLLPGLLGALRRNDGRGSHDLALFETGLVFLPRAEQQVAAALPVDRRPTDEEIADLNAALPEQPRHVAAVLAGAREQAGWWGKGRPADWADAVEAARAVAREAGVELVVRGGQYGPWHPGRCAELVVVADGAEKVVGHAGELHPRVVKAFGLPARTCAMELDLDALEAVGDDTPQAPAISTFPVATQDVALVVDRFVPHADVEAALREGAGALLEAIRLFDVYESAEQLGDGKKSLAYALRFRAGDRTLTVDEASAARDAAVALAGERTGAVLRG; encoded by the coding sequence ATGCGGGTCCCGCTTTCTTGGCTGCGGGAGTACGTCGACCTGCCGGCGACGGAGACCGGGCGTGACGTCCAGGCCAAGCTCATTTCGGCAGGCCTCGAGGTGGAGACCGTCGAGCAGCTCGGCGACGGCCTCAAGGGCCCCCTGGTCGTCGGCCAGGTGCTGACCATCGAGGAGCTGGAGGGCTTCAAGAAGCCGATCCGGTTCTGCACGGTGAACGTCGGCACCGCCAACGGCACCGGTGAGCCCCAGGAGATCGTCTGCGGCGCCCGCAACTTCGCCGTCGGCGACAAGGTCGTCGTCGTGCTCCCGGGCGCCGAACTGCCCGGCGGCTTCGCCATCTCCGCCCGCAAGACCTACGGCAGGACGTCCCACGGCATGATCTGCTCCAGCGACGAGCTGGGCATGGGCGACGACGGCACCAAGGGCATCATCGTGCTGCCGCCGGAGACCGAGGTCGGCAAGGACGCCATCGAGCTCCTGGAACTGGTCGACGAGGTCCTGGACATCGCCGTCACCGCCAACCGCGGCGACTGCCTGTCCATCCGCGGCGTCGCCCGCGAGACCGCCATCGCCTACGGCCTGCCGCTGCGCGACCCGGCCCTCCTCGACGTCCCGGGCCCCAACGCCTACGGCTACCCGGTCCAGGTCTCCGACCCGTTCGGCTGCGACCGCTTCACGGCCCGTACGGTCAGCGGCCTCAGCCCCGAGGCCCGGTCCCCGATCTGGCTCAAGCGCCGCCTCCAGAAGGTCGGCATGCGCCCGATCTCGCTGGCCGTCGACATCACCAACTACGTGATGATGGAGCTCGGCCAGCCGCTGCACGCCTACGACCGCAAGCTGGTCCAGGGCACCATCGGGGTCCGCCGGGCCGGCGAGGGCGAGGAGATCGTCACCCTCGACGGCGCCAAGCGGAAGCTGCACTCCGAGGACCTCGTCATCACCGACGACCGCGGCCCGATCGGCCTCGCCGGCGTGATGGGCGGCGCCAACACGGAGATCGCGGACCACGAGGAGGGCGAGGGCACCACCGACGTCGTCATCGAGGCCGCGCACTTCGACGCGGTGTCGATCGCCCGTACGGCCCGCCGCCACAAGCTGTCCTCCGAGGCGTCCCGCCGCTTCGAGCGCGGTGTCGACCCCGCGGCCGCCGCCGCTGCCGCACAGCGCACGGTCGACCTCCTCGTGCTCCTCGCGGGCGGCACCGCCGACGCCGGGGTCACCGAGGTCGTCGCGCCGTCCGCGCCGCACACCATCACCGTCCCGGCCGACCATCCGGACAAGGTGGCGGGTGTGGAGTACGGCCGCGAGACCGTCGTACGCCGTCTCCAGCAGGTCGGCTGTGACGTGTACGGGCAGGACGAGCTGATCGTCACCGTGCCGTCCTGGCGTCCCGACCTCACCGAGGTCAACGACCTCGCCGAAGAGGTCATCCGCCTGGAGGGCTACGAGAACCTGCCCTCCACCCTGCCCAAGCCCCCGTCGGGCCGCGGCCTCACCCACCGGCAGCGGCTGCACCGCCGTGTCGGCCGGGCGCTGGCCGGTGCCGGGTACGTCGAGGCGCCGAACTACCCCTTCATCGGCGAGCAGGTCTTCGACCAGCTCCTCCTGGAGGCCGACGACTCGGCCCGCCGCGTCGTGAAGCTGACCAACCCGCTCAACGACGAGGAGCCCGCGCTCCGTACGACGCTGCTGCCGGGGCTGCTCGGTGCGCTGCGGCGCAATGACGGCCGGGGCTCGCACGACCTGGCGCTCTTCGAGACGGGGCTGGTGTTCCTGCCGCGTGCCGAGCAGCAGGTCGCCGCCGCCCTGCCGGTGGACCGGCGTCCCACCGACGAGGAGATCGCCGACCTGAACGCCGCGCTGCCCGAGCAGCCGCGCCATGTCGCCGCGGTCCTCGCCGGGGCGCGCGAGCAGGCCGGCTGGTGGGGCAAGGGCCGTCCGGCCGACTGGGCCGACGCCGTCGAGGCGGCGCGGGCGGTCGCCCGGGAGGCCGGGGTCGAGCTGGTCGTCCGTGGCGGTCAGTACGGACCGTGGCATCCGGGCCGGTGCGCCGAGCTCGTGGTCGTGGCGGACGGTGCCGAGAAGGTCGTCGGTCACGCCGGTGAGCTGCACCCGCGCGTGGTGAAGGCCTTCGGTCTGCCCGCCCGTACCTGTGCGATGGAGCTGGACCTGGACGCGCTGGAGGCCGTCGGCGACGACACGCCCCAGGCACCGGCCATCTCCACGTTCCCGGTGGCGACGCAGGACGTGGCGCTCGTCGTGGACAGGTTCGTACCGCACGCGGACGTCGAGGCGGCACTGCGGGAGGGTGCGGGTGCCCTGCTGGAGGCCATTCGGCTGTTCGACGTGTACGAGAGCGCGGAGCAGCTGGGTGACGGCAAGAAGTCGCTGGCCTACGCGCTGCGGTTCCGGGCCGGTGACCGGACGCTGACCGTGGACGAGGCCTCGGCCGCGCGGGATGCCGCGGTGGCCCTGGCGGGGGAGCGGACCGGAGCCGTCCTGCGCGGCTGA
- the pheS gene encoding phenylalanine--tRNA ligase subunit alpha translates to MSAPNKSYDPVEVEALKPEEIERMRDEALAAFAAADSLDALQEAKVAHTGGTSPLALANREIGALPPHAKAAAGKLVGQARGAVNKALAGRQAELEAERDARVLVEESVDVTLPYDRVPAGARHPLTTLSERIEDVFVAMGYEVAEGPQVEAEWFNFDALNIGPDHPARGEADTFFVQGPEGGTESGVVLRTHTSPVQIRSLLSRELPVYVICPGVVYRTDELDATHTPVFRQVELLAVDEGLTMADLKGTMDHMVQALFGEGMKTRLRPNFFPFTEPSAEMDMVCYVCRGESVGNPDRPCRTCSSEGWIELGGCGMVNPKVLTACGVDPEKYSGFAFGFGIERMLMFRHNVEDMRDMVEGDVRFTRPFGMEI, encoded by the coding sequence ATGTCGGCACCGAATAAGTCGTACGACCCTGTAGAGGTCGAGGCCTTGAAACCGGAAGAGATCGAGCGCATGCGGGACGAGGCGCTCGCCGCCTTCGCCGCCGCGGACTCCCTCGACGCGCTCCAGGAGGCCAAGGTCGCCCATACCGGCGGCACCTCGCCGCTGGCCCTCGCCAACCGCGAGATCGGCGCCCTGCCCCCGCACGCGAAGGCCGCCGCCGGAAAGCTCGTCGGCCAGGCCCGCGGCGCGGTGAACAAGGCGCTCGCCGGCCGCCAGGCCGAGCTGGAGGCCGAGCGCGACGCGCGCGTGCTGGTCGAGGAGTCGGTGGACGTCACGCTGCCGTACGACCGCGTACCGGCCGGCGCCCGCCACCCGCTCACCACCCTGTCCGAGCGCATCGAGGACGTCTTCGTGGCCATGGGCTACGAGGTCGCCGAGGGCCCGCAGGTCGAGGCGGAGTGGTTCAACTTCGACGCCCTCAACATCGGCCCGGACCACCCGGCCCGCGGCGAGGCCGACACCTTCTTCGTGCAGGGCCCCGAGGGCGGCACCGAGTCCGGCGTCGTGCTGCGCACCCACACCTCGCCCGTGCAGATCCGCTCGCTGCTCAGCCGTGAGCTGCCGGTGTACGTGATCTGCCCCGGCGTCGTGTACCGCACCGACGAGCTGGACGCGACCCACACCCCGGTCTTCCGCCAGGTCGAGCTGCTGGCCGTCGACGAGGGCCTCACCATGGCCGACCTCAAGGGCACCATGGACCACATGGTCCAGGCCCTGTTCGGCGAGGGTATGAAGACCCGGCTGCGGCCGAACTTCTTCCCCTTCACCGAGCCGTCCGCCGAGATGGACATGGTCTGCTACGTCTGCCGCGGCGAGTCCGTCGGCAACCCCGACCGCCCCTGCCGCACCTGCTCCTCCGAGGGCTGGATCGAGCTCGGCGGCTGCGGCATGGTCAACCCCAAGGTGCTCACCGCCTGTGGCGTCGACCCCGAGAAGTACAGCGGATTCGCCTTCGGGTTCGGCATCGAACGGATGCTGATGTTCCGCCACAACGTCGAAGACATGCGAGACATGGTCGAGGGTGACGTCCGGTTCACCCGGCCGTTCGGGATGGAGATCTGA
- a CDS encoding sensor histidine kinase, protein MSVGTSGAPGAQAGEHAAHACDPDDLPDGLVVADEQGRVIRYNTAAERITGIPAAEALGQRLEKALPLEDLEGRRWWQLTDPYGGLAIRTRQPERNLLLPGGREVLVSARYVRGGPTGPVRRVVVCLRDTEARRRTERSHAELIATVAHELRSPLTSVKGFTATLLAKWERFTDDQKRLMLETVDADADRVTRLIAELLDISRIDSGRLEVRRQPVDIGAAVGRHIQAYVAAGQTADRFLLRIEQPLPQLWADPDKIDQVLSNLLENAVRHGEGTVTIDVTPATSPREGEDTGTSVTVSDEGPGIPEESMNRVFTRFWRGSKRGGTGLGLYIVKGIVEAHGGAITVGRAPGGGAEFRFTLPVAAPAYLT, encoded by the coding sequence ATGAGTGTCGGGACGAGCGGGGCGCCGGGAGCACAGGCCGGTGAGCACGCCGCGCACGCCTGTGACCCCGACGATCTGCCCGACGGTCTCGTCGTCGCCGACGAGCAGGGACGCGTGATCCGCTACAACACCGCCGCCGAACGCATCACCGGGATCCCCGCCGCCGAGGCCCTCGGCCAGCGGCTGGAGAAGGCCCTGCCGTTAGAGGACCTGGAGGGGCGGCGCTGGTGGCAGCTGACCGACCCCTACGGCGGACTCGCCATCCGGACCCGGCAGCCCGAGCGCAACCTGCTGCTCCCCGGCGGCCGCGAGGTCCTCGTCTCCGCGCGCTATGTCCGCGGCGGACCCACCGGCCCCGTCCGGCGCGTCGTCGTCTGCCTCCGCGACACCGAGGCCCGGCGCCGCACCGAGCGCAGTCACGCCGAGCTGATCGCCACCGTGGCCCATGAGCTGCGCTCCCCGCTGACCTCGGTCAAGGGCTTCACCGCGACCCTGCTCGCCAAGTGGGAACGGTTCACCGACGACCAGAAGCGGCTGATGCTGGAGACCGTCGACGCCGACGCCGACCGGGTCACCCGGCTCATCGCCGAGCTGCTGGACATCTCCCGGATCGACTCCGGCCGCCTCGAAGTGCGACGCCAGCCCGTCGACATCGGGGCCGCCGTCGGGCGGCACATCCAGGCGTACGTCGCCGCCGGGCAGACCGCCGACCGGTTCCTGCTCCGCATCGAGCAGCCGCTCCCTCAGCTCTGGGCCGACCCCGACAAGATCGACCAGGTGCTCAGCAACCTGCTGGAAAATGCCGTGCGCCACGGCGAGGGAACCGTCACGATTGACGTCACGCCCGCCACGTCCCCCCGGGAAGGGGAGGACACCGGCACATCGGTCACCGTCAGCGACGAGGGGCCCGGCATCCCGGAGGAATCCATGAACCGCGTCTTCACCCGCTTCTGGCGGGGCAGCAAGCGCGGTGGCACGGGCCTCGGGCTCTACATCGTCAAGGGCATCGTCGAGGCCCACGGCGGCGCCATCACGGTCGGCCGCGCCCCGGGCGGCGGCGCCGAGTTCCGATTTACGTTGCCCGTGGCGGCCCCGGCCTATCTCACCTGA
- a CDS encoding TrmH family RNA methyltransferase: MPSTSPELISPRSPRVSAARRLAKRNFRGKERLFLAEGPQAVREAAGHGLVELFATVEAAERYADIIGEARAVDARVHLASEDVIADISTTVTPQGLVGVCRFLDTPFAEILAARPKLVAVLAHVRDPGNAGTVLRCADAAGAEAVVLTDASVDLYNPKAVRASVGSLFHLPVAVGVPVEDAIQGLKDAGVRILAADGAGTDDLDDELDKGTMGGPTAWVFGNEAWGLPEETRALADAVVRVPIHGKAESLNLATAAAVCLYASARAQRASGGCRSVTHS, from the coding sequence ATGCCCTCCACCAGCCCCGAGCTGATCTCCCCCCGTTCCCCCCGCGTCTCCGCCGCCCGGCGGCTCGCCAAGCGGAACTTCCGGGGCAAGGAGCGGCTGTTCCTGGCCGAGGGGCCGCAGGCCGTGCGGGAGGCCGCCGGGCACGGGCTCGTGGAGCTGTTCGCCACCGTCGAGGCCGCGGAGCGGTACGCCGACATCATCGGGGAGGCCCGCGCCGTCGACGCGCGGGTGCACCTCGCCTCCGAGGACGTCATCGCCGACATCTCCACCACCGTCACGCCCCAGGGGCTCGTCGGGGTCTGCCGGTTCCTGGACACGCCCTTCGCGGAGATCCTCGCGGCCCGCCCCAAGCTGGTCGCCGTCCTCGCCCACGTCCGCGACCCCGGCAACGCCGGCACCGTCCTGCGGTGCGCGGACGCCGCCGGCGCCGAGGCCGTCGTCCTGACCGACGCCTCCGTCGACCTCTACAACCCCAAGGCCGTCCGCGCCTCCGTGGGATCGCTCTTCCATCTGCCCGTCGCCGTCGGGGTGCCCGTCGAGGACGCGATCCAGGGGCTCAAGGACGCCGGCGTGCGGATCCTCGCCGCCGACGGCGCCGGGACCGACGACCTCGACGACGAACTCGACAAGGGCACCATGGGCGGGCCCACCGCGTGGGTGTTCGGCAACGAGGCGTGGGGGCTCCCGGAGGAGACCCGCGCACTCGCGGACGCCGTGGTGCGCGTACCGATCCACGGAAAGGCCGAGAGCCTGAACCTCGCGACCGCCGCCGCCGTATGTCTCTACGCGTCGGCCCGGGCACAGCGCGCCTCCGGAGGGTGCCGTTCCGTCACCCACAGCTAG
- the rplT gene encoding 50S ribosomal protein L20, protein MARVKRAVNAHKKRRAILEQASGYRGQRSRLYRKAKEQVTHSLVYNYNDRKKRKGDFRQLWIQRINAAARANGITYNRFIQGLKAANIEVDRKILAELAVNDATAFAALVEVAQKALPADVNAPKAA, encoded by the coding sequence GTGGCACGCGTCAAGCGGGCAGTCAACGCCCACAAGAAGCGCCGGGCGATCCTCGAGCAGGCCTCCGGCTACCGCGGTCAGCGTTCGCGCCTGTACCGCAAGGCCAAGGAGCAGGTCACCCACTCGCTGGTCTACAACTACAACGACCGCAAGAAGCGCAAGGGCGACTTCCGTCAGCTGTGGATCCAGCGCATCAACGCCGCTGCCCGCGCCAACGGCATCACGTACAACCGCTTCATCCAGGGTCTGAAGGCCGCGAACATCGAGGTCGACCGCAAGATCCTGGCCGAGCTGGCCGTCAACGACGCCACCGCGTTCGCCGCGCTGGTCGAGGTCGCGCAGAAGGCCCTTCCGGCCGACGTCAACGCCCCCAAGGCCGCGTGA
- the rpmI gene encoding 50S ribosomal protein L35, with the protein MPKNKSHSGASKRFKITGSGKVLRERAGKRHLLEHKSSRVTRRLTGNAEMAPGDAAKIKKLLGK; encoded by the coding sequence ATGCCGAAGAACAAGTCGCACAGCGGTGCCAGCAAGCGCTTCAAGATCACCGGCTCCGGCAAGGTGCTCCGCGAGCGCGCCGGCAAGCGCCACCTGCTCGAGCACAAGTCGTCCCGCGTGACGCGTCGCCTCACCGGCAACGCCGAGATGGCCCCGGGCGACGCCGCGAAGATCAAGAAGCTTCTCGGCAAGTGA
- the infC gene encoding translation initiation factor IF-3, giving the protein MSTEPRINDRIRVPEVRLVGPSGEQVGIVPLAKALELAQEYDLDLVEVAANARPPVCKLMDYGKFKYESAMKAREARKNQAHTVIKEMKLRPKIDPHDYDTKKGHVVRFLKQGDKVKITIMFRGREQSRPELGYRLLQRLAEDVQDLGFVESNPKQDGRNMIMVLGPHKKKTEAMAEARQAQEARKADAKANPGKSQNAAEAQDDEAPETAEAQAEAPAEA; this is encoded by the coding sequence ATCAGCACCGAGCCCCGCATCAACGACCGGATTCGCGTTCCCGAGGTGCGACTTGTCGGTCCCAGCGGCGAGCAGGTCGGGATTGTCCCGCTTGCCAAGGCCCTGGAGCTTGCGCAGGAGTACGACCTCGACCTGGTCGAGGTGGCGGCGAACGCCCGCCCGCCGGTCTGCAAGCTCATGGACTACGGGAAGTTCAAGTACGAGTCGGCCATGAAGGCCCGTGAGGCGCGCAAGAACCAGGCGCACACGGTCATCAAGGAGATGAAGCTCCGGCCGAAGATCGACCCGCACGACTATGACACCAAGAAGGGTCACGTCGTCCGGTTCCTCAAGCAGGGCGACAAGGTCAAGATCACGATCATGTTCCGTGGTCGCGAGCAGTCCCGGCCGGAGCTCGGCTACCGACTGTTGCAGCGGCTCGCGGAGGACGTCCAGGACCTCGGCTTCGTGGAGTCGAACCCGAAGCAGGACGGCCGGAACATGATCATGGTTCTCGGTCCGCACAAGAAGAAGACCGAGGCCATGGCCGAGGCTCGCCAGGCGCAGGAAGCCCGCAAGGCCGACGCGAAGGCCAACCCCGGCAAGTCGCAGAACGCCGCGGAGGCCCAGGACGACGAGGCTCCTGAGACCGCCGAGGCACAGGCCGAGGCTCCGGCCGAGGCGTGA
- a CDS encoding DUF1844 domain-containing protein, which yields MSDTPPADSPDFDEMTRDIAEVPAVEVIVTVAVNLMSAAAVKLGLTEEGDKYKDLDEARKLIHALAGLLDGSATEISSFHAAPLRDGLKSLQLAFREASIVPDEPGQGPGEKYTGPIYG from the coding sequence ATGAGTGACACCCCTCCCGCTGACTCCCCCGACTTCGACGAGATGACCCGCGACATCGCCGAGGTCCCCGCCGTCGAGGTGATCGTGACGGTCGCCGTGAACCTGATGAGCGCCGCCGCGGTGAAGCTCGGTCTGACCGAGGAGGGCGACAAGTACAAGGACCTCGACGAGGCCCGCAAGCTGATCCACGCCCTCGCCGGCCTCCTCGACGGCAGCGCGACCGAGATCAGCTCCTTCCACGCGGCCCCGCTCCGCGACGGCCTGAAGTCCCTCCAGCTCGCGTTCCGGGAGGCGTCGATCGTCCCGGACGAGCCGGGCCAGGGACCGGGCGAGAAGTACACCGGCCCGATCTACGGCTAG
- a CDS encoding SseB family protein: MANKNIPDPGFSDDDGSADPRLSAALAGWAEDRTAVGPVLEALKGARLLVPVVAVLGEVEEDENGLRREKTSDMAVPTLKAGPRTALPAFTSTDSLARWDPAARPVAVPLHQALQAAAHEKADTVLLDMAGPVPFELTGPALLALAEGRTTTDPLADPAVLAAVREAVAAEPAVLRAHLGPGQADGTLALVLDPAAPPAEAARAVAERIAADETLRARLVRGLDLALLPATATPPGEPLYVRG; the protein is encoded by the coding sequence GTGGCGAACAAGAACATTCCCGACCCCGGCTTCTCCGACGACGACGGCTCCGCCGACCCCCGGCTGAGCGCGGCGCTCGCCGGCTGGGCCGAGGACCGCACCGCCGTGGGACCCGTCCTGGAGGCGCTCAAGGGCGCCCGGCTGCTCGTCCCGGTCGTGGCCGTCCTCGGCGAGGTCGAGGAGGACGAGAACGGACTGCGCCGCGAGAAGACCAGCGACATGGCCGTGCCGACCCTCAAGGCCGGACCCCGCACCGCCCTGCCGGCCTTCACCTCCACCGACTCGCTGGCCCGCTGGGACCCGGCGGCCCGCCCCGTCGCCGTACCCCTGCACCAGGCGCTCCAGGCCGCCGCGCACGAGAAGGCGGACACCGTCCTGCTCGACATGGCCGGACCGGTGCCGTTCGAGCTGACGGGCCCGGCGCTGCTCGCCCTCGCCGAGGGCCGTACGACGACCGACCCGCTCGCCGATCCGGCGGTCCTCGCGGCGGTACGGGAAGCGGTGGCCGCCGAGCCCGCCGTCCTGCGCGCCCATCTCGGGCCCGGGCAGGCCGACGGCACCCTCGCCCTCGTGCTCGACCCGGCGGCGCCCCCCGCCGAGGCGGCCCGCGCGGTCGCCGAGCGGATCGCCGCCGACGAGACACTGAGGGCCCGCCTGGTACGCGGCCTCGACCTGGCACTCCTGCCGGCCACGGCCACGCCTCCGGGCGAGCCCCTTTACGTGCGCGGGTGA
- a CDS encoding serine hydrolase, with protein MESPRARRSRRARPSRRRPLMYTALASVAIVGGTAAGTVYVKAQAHSGAETVSSAASSSAAAASSPAASASSEEASVEPVVVPAVDHDALLADALDAVTVPDDADVSVAVLDLDSGDSATYGDAAFDTASIVKVDILATLLLQAQDEDRSLTAAEKSYATTMIENSDNASASALWRIIGEAAGLDAANKRFGLTDTEGGDGMLWGLTQTTAADQLTLLQQVFGDDSKLSKASQEYLQRLMGQIATDQHWGVSAAADGSSWALKNGWLPRSTTGLWDINSIGRVTAADGNDYLVVALSNGNATKEKGISLVESAARAAVSVFTGEGTDASASASAALASQ; from the coding sequence ATGGAGTCCCCCAGAGCCCGCCGGAGCCGCCGCGCCCGCCCGTCACGGCGCCGTCCCCTGATGTACACGGCCCTCGCCTCCGTGGCCATAGTCGGCGGTACGGCCGCCGGGACGGTGTATGTGAAGGCGCAGGCGCACTCCGGTGCCGAGACCGTATCGTCGGCGGCGTCGTCATCGGCCGCGGCGGCGTCGAGCCCGGCGGCGAGCGCGTCGAGCGAGGAGGCGTCCGTGGAGCCCGTGGTGGTACCGGCGGTGGACCATGACGCGCTGCTCGCCGACGCGTTGGACGCGGTGACCGTGCCGGACGACGCCGACGTCTCGGTGGCCGTGCTCGATCTGGACTCCGGCGACAGTGCCACGTACGGGGACGCCGCGTTCGACACGGCGAGCATCGTCAAGGTCGACATCCTGGCGACGCTGCTGCTCCAGGCGCAGGACGAGGACCGTTCGCTGACGGCGGCGGAGAAGTCGTACGCCACCACGATGATCGAGAACAGCGACAACGCCTCCGCGTCGGCGCTGTGGCGGATCATCGGCGAGGCGGCGGGGCTGGACGCGGCGAACAAGCGCTTCGGGCTCACGGACACCGAGGGCGGCGACGGCATGCTGTGGGGGCTGACCCAGACCACGGCCGCCGATCAACTGACCCTGCTCCAGCAGGTGTTCGGGGACGACTCGAAGCTGAGCAAAGCCTCTCAGGAGTACCTCCAGAGGCTGATGGGGCAGATAGCCACCGACCAGCACTGGGGCGTTTCGGCCGCCGCCGACGGCTCCTCGTGGGCCCTCAAGAACGGCTGGCTGCCGCGGAGCACGACCGGACTGTGGGACATCAACAGCATCGGGCGGGTGACCGCTGCGGACGGGAACGACTATCTCGTCGTCGCGCTGTCGAACGGCAACGCGACGAAGGAGAAGGGGATCTCGCTGGTCGAGTCGGCGGCGCGGGCGGCGGTTTCGGTGTTCACGGGCGAGGGCACGGACGCCTCGGCGTCGGCTTCCGCCGCCCTCGCCTCCCAGTGA